The DNA window TGCGCAGCTTCTTGCGGTCGACCTGGGACGGGTCGACCAGACGCTCACGGACACTGCGGGGTCCCCCCCAGGGCCACAGGGATGGATTGGGGGGCTGATTATTGATTCTGGCCATCGTGAACTCCGAAGTTCACCCCAGGAAGGCAGGGGCCGTCCAGCCCCCCTCGCCTACCGGCCGCCGGCGGCCGCGTGCTCGCGCTGGAGCTCGTAGATGAAGTTGAGGACCTCGGCCACCGCGTCGTAGAGCTCCTCGGGCACTTCCTGCCCGACCTCCACCCGGTACAGCGCGTTGGCCAGGGGCACGTTGCGCATGATGGGGATGTTGTGCTCCTTGGCGATGGCGCGAATCTTCTCCGCCTTGAGCCGCAGGCCCTTGGCCACCACACGCGGGGCGCTGTCCTTCTCCTTGTCGTACTTCAGCGCGATGGCGATTTCGGCGTCGTCACTCATGAGGGGCTCCGCGCAGTCGAGGGGATTCTAGCCACACCGGGCCCCGTCACGCGCGGGCCGCGGGCGCCTGGCCACCGTTCTTCAGCTCGTAGACGAAGTTGAGGACTTCGGCCACCGCGTCATAGAGCTCCTCGGGCACCTCGTGTCCCACCTCCACCCGGAGGAGCGCGTGCGCCAGGGGCACATTGCGCAGCGTGGGGACATCCTGCTCGCGGGCGATGCCCTTGATGCGCTCGGCCTTGTGGTCGATTCCCTTGGCCAGCACCCGGGGCGCGCCGTCTTTCTCCCGGTCGTACTTGAGCGCCACGGCCACGTGGTCCGGGTTGGTGACGATGACGTCCGCGTCCCGCACGGACTCCATCTGCGCACCCTCCATGATTTCGTGGTGGAGCTCCTTGCGCTTGGCCTTGTGGTGCGGGTCGCCTTCGCTCTCCTTGTACTCCTTCTTCACCTCGTCCTTCGTCATCATCATGTCCTTCATGAAGGACTTGCGCTGCCACCAGACGTCGAAGATGCCGAAGAGGACGAAGAGCAGCGCGACGCGGGTCGCCACGCGCGTCACCAGCTCCCCCATGACGACCATGATGGTGCGCGTGTCCTGGCGGACGGTCTCCACCACCAAGGGCATCGCGTCGCGCACCACGCCGTAGACGACGTAGGCCGTGACGGAGATCTTGATGAGGTTCTTGAGCATCTCCACCAGCGACTTCTTGCTGAACATGTTCTTCAACCCGGCCAGCGGGTTGAGCTTGTCCAGCTTGGGCATGAGCGGGTCCATGGTGAACAGGGAGCCCACCTGCAGGAACTCCATCAACCCGCCCACCACCGCGCTCCCCGCGACCACCGGCAACGTCACCAGCAGCAGCGCCCGCAGCCCCAGGTAGAGCAACTGGCCCGTGGCGTCCGACAGGTCTTCTCCCCGCGCCATGTGGTCGAAGCTGAACTGGAAGAGCTTGATCATCTCCTCTTCCACGGTGTCCCACGAGGCCTTCAGCGCCCCCAGCCCCACCACCAGCACGGCCACGCCGCTCAGGTCCTTGCTCTTCCAGACCTGACCCTTCTTGCGAGAGTCGTCGAGCTTCTTCTGCGACGGTTCTTCTGTTTTGTCTCCACTCTCATCCGACATGGGCGCGCGTTCCGGAGAGGAGGCTCAGGCCAGCAGCCGCAGCGCGTCTCTGAGCGTCCGCAGCATGATGGCCAGTTCGTCCTGCATGCGGCCCAGCAGCGCGCCCAGCACCAGGAAGGTGATGAGCACGCCGACGAGCGGCTTGATGGACATGGAGATGAAGAACACCTGGATTTGCGGCGCCACGCGGTTGATGGCGCCCAGCGCCACGTCCGTCAGGAAGGTGGCCAGCACGGCGGGAGCCGCCAGCGCCAGGCTGATGCGGAGCATGTCCGCGAAGACGCGAATCAGGACGTCGAAGAAGGTCCACGGGCCCTGCGTGAAGCGCGGGAAGCCGTCCAGGGGCACCGTGGTCAGGCTGTCCGCCAGCGCCTGGATGACCAGGTGGTGCCCGTCCAGGGTGAGGAACAGCACCACGGCCATCTGCACCTTGAGGTTGGAGAACAGCGACACCTGCTGGCCGAGCTGCGGCACGTAGAGCTGGGCGTTGTTGCTGCCCGCCATGGTGTCCGCGAGGGTGCCCGCGACGCGTGCCGCCTCGAACACCCCGTTGACGATGAACGCCATGGAGAAGCCGATGAAGACCTCCTTGGCCATCAGCGCGATGTAGGGCAGCGCGCTCAGCGGGATGGTGGTGACGGAGCCGGCGATGGAGGGATAGAGCACCATGGCCAGCGTCAGGCCGATGCCCATCTTCATCTCCGTGGGCACCACCTCACCGCCCAGGAACGGGCTGAAGATGAGCACCGGCATCACCCGGCACATCAGCAGGGCGACCGTGAAGATGGCGGCGGAGAAGTTGGTCCGAGCAGCCAGCTCGGACACGAGGTCCGCGGCGTTCATTTGATGAGCGCGGGAAACCGGTCGAAGACGTGGAAGGTGAAGCGCATCAACTGGCTTCCAATCCACGGTCCCGTCATGGCCAGCACGCCGAAGACGATGATGACCTTGGGCGCGAAGGTGAGCGTCTGCTCCTGAATCTGAGTGGTGGCCTGGAACAGCGAGATGATGAAGCCCACCAGGAGGCTCATCAGCACCGGCGGGGCCGACACCACGAGCACCAGGAACAGCGCCTCCTGAGTGATGAACGTGAGCTGGTTCATGGGTGCCTTCTTCCTACAGGTAGCCGACGACCAGGCCCTTGGCGATGAGGTACCAGCCATCCACCAGGACGAAGAGGAGCAGCTTGAAGGGCATGGAGATGGTGGTGGGCGACAGCATGTGCATGCCCAGCGCCAGGAGGATGTTGGCCACCACCATGTCGATGACGATGAAGGGGACGAAGAGCAGGAAGCCAATCTGGAAGGCCTCCTTCAATTCGGAGACGACGAAGGCCGGGACGATGACCATGAAGTCCTGGCTCTGCACCGAGTCCCGGTCCTCGCCCTGCCGCATCTTCTTGGCCAGGTTGTAGAAGAGCGAGCGGTCCTTCACCGTCACCTTCTTCATCAGCCACGCGCGCAGCGGCTCCTTGGACTTGTTGGCGCCCTCGAGCAGCGAGCCCACCGTGGACGAGGAGAAGACGCCCGGCCCCTTCGCCCAGACGTCGATCTCCGCCGCCCGGTACATGGCCGTGCCCACGGGGGCCATGATGTAGACGGTGAGGATGACGGCCAGCCCGGTAATCACCTGGGTGGGCGGAATCTGCTGGGTGCCCAGCGCCGAGCGGACGATGGAGAGCACCACCGAAATCTTCACGAAGCTCGTCACCATCATCAGCGCGAAGGGCACCAGGCCCATGGCCGCCAGCGCGAGAATGAGGATGAGCGGGCGCGAGGTGAACGAGTCGCTGCTCACCGCCTCATTGGCCACGGCCTCCGGGACCATCGCGGGGCGCTTCTTGTCCGCGAGCGCGATGAAGGGGTGCAGCGACGCGGCAGCCGCGAACAGCCAGGGCGGGACGCGTGGGAGGCGGGAGCGGGCGGGAGCTTGGGCGTTCACGGGACAGGTGCCATCAGGCGCCGGGGGGCTGGGACGACGAGCCCCCGGAGCGGCGGGAAAGAAGCTTCTGGAGAAAAGGGCTGAGGGGTACCACGTTCGTTTGCGGGCGCTGCGCGCGAATGCGCTCCACCGCCTCCGTGTCCAGCTTCGACAGCAACTGCAGGCCCGACTCGCCGCCGCCCACCAGCAGGTACTCGTCCGCGGCCTTCACCACGAACAGCTGCCGCTTCGGGTCCAGCGGCAGCCGCTCCACCACCGACACCACCATCTGCCGCCCCGACGAGGCCCCTTGGAGCCCCATCAGCCGCCGCAACCCCACGTTCAACGTCAGGTAGATGGAGGCCACCACCGCCCCCAGCACCAGCACCGTCCGCAGGAGCATCCACCCCATGCTCTCAGGCTCTTCCGTCGCCGCCGCCGTCCCGGCCAGGGGGTCCTCCCACTGGGGCTCTTCGCTCGGAGGCTTCGTGGCGGGCGCCCCCGACGCCTGGGCGGCCGTGGGGGCCTGGGCGGACGCGGGGGGTGGCGTCGCGTCGCCTGGTGGCACCACGACGGGGGCGGGCACAGGCGCGGCGCCCGGCGTGGGCACGGCGGGAGCCTGGGCCAGCACGGTGAGCGGTGAGAGCACCAGCGTGGCGCCCAGGGACAGGCGGATGAGGGGGTTACGAAGGACTGCCATGGAGGGTGCGAGGCTAGTGCAAAGGACGATGGACCGCCACGGGCCCCCGTCCGGAGGCCCGCTGTCGCCCGCTTGCTTCGGGGGCCTCAGCCCGCCAGGTTCGTGACGCGGACGCCCAGCTGGCCTTCCATCTCCACCAGCTCACCCCGGGCCACCACCTTGCCGTTGACGGAGAGCTCCACCGGCTCGCCGGGTCCACGGCCCAGCTCGATGACCTGGCCGGCCCGCATGCCCACCACCTGCTCGGCGGTGACGGGGATGCGCGCGAGCTCCACCGCGATCTGCAGCGGCAAATCGCCCAGCAGGTCGCTTCCATCCGGCTTGTTCACGTCGTCCAAGGGCGCCCCTTCGAGCTCCGGAGGAACGTCCAGCTCCGGATTGGTGAAGTCCTCTTCCTCATCCCGTCCCCCACCCTCCTCGGTGGCCGAGCGCGGGTTCCCCGGCTCCCCGGGGATGATGTCGACGATGCGGGCCTTGTAGTGGCCGTCTTCGTCGACGAATACCTCGGCCTCGGCGCGCCCGGCGCGTCCGGTGCCCACGCGAAGCTGCGCCGTGCCCGGCTCGCCCCGGTCCGGCCGCGCCGACAGGACGTCCACGAGGACGACGTCCTTGACGCGAAGGCTCGCCAGGTCGTGGGTGGTCAGCTCCGCGGTGCCAATCTCCGCCCGCAGCCAGCTTCGCACCGCGGACAGCCGCCCCGCGTGCGCCGCCATGTCCGCCTTCTTGAGCGCGTTGCGCTGGACGCTCGCCACCGCCGGCTCCGCCGCCGCCAGCACCGCCGAGGGCACCACCAGCCGCACCATGCCGACATGCGGCCCCAGGTTGGCGTTCAGGTGCACCGTCAGCATGGGGGCATCATCCCCCAGGCGCGCGGACACCTCGTCCACGCCCCGGGCGACGCCATCCAACCTGGGCCGAGGCACCCCCGCCTGAAGGGCGGGAACCAGCACCCGCAGCGACTCCAGGATGACGTACCCCATCACCCCTTCTTCGATGTCCGTCAGAGGCCGCAGGCCCACCGTCTCGCCCGCGCCACCCAGGAGCAGGTCCACCGCCGTGTGGGCCAGGGCCAGCTCCACTTCCAGCACCGCGCGCCCCTGGAGCGCGCCCGGCGCCAGCACCGCGAGGAACGTGGGGTCCCCGAGGAAGCGGCGCAGCTCCTCCATGGGCCGCACCTGCACGGACTCCAGCGACAGGCGCACCTCTGCGTCGAAGAGCCCCTTGAGCCGGGCGGAAATCTGGGAGAGCGTCCCGTCCGAGGGCGTCAGCCAGCGCATCCGATGCGCTAGCTGTCCCTGGGCCTTGGACACCTTCTCCAAGCCCTTGAAGGTGAACGGCTCCCATCCTCGAGCCACCTGGTCGACGGTGTCCGGGTCCTCAGCGGCCTCCGGGGCGGCGACAGGCTCTTCGGGGGGCTGTTCGACCGGGGCGGGCCGCATCGGCTTGAGCTGGCGGAGGTCCACCAGCATCGTCCGCTCATGCATGCCGGGACCTTCGTCGTCCGGCTCCAAGCTCATGTCTTGGCCTCGAAGCGGACCGTCTCCAGCTTCAGGCCACGGCCTCCCAGCGCGGTGCGCAGCCCTTCACTCTGCTCCTCGAGCATCTTCAGCACGTCGCGGTTGGTGCCGCTGAAGGTGGCCGAAATCTTCCCGTTCCTCGCGCTGACCTTGATGGACAGACCGCTGAGCACGTCGCCGCGCAGGTCGATCTGGAACTCGGCCAGGCCCGCGGCGTTGGTGCCCACGCGCACGCGCTCGACAATCTTCTGGGCAATCTCGCTGGCCATGGCGCGCAGGCGCTCGGAGCCCGCGGTGTCCTTGGGCTTGGCCACCGGAACCGGCGCCATCAGCGCGGGGTTGAAGCGGAAGCCCGGCGCCATCTCCGCGCCGCCACCGCCCTCCTTCTTGTCCTTGCCACCGCCCCCGCTGCCCTTGCCGCCGCTCGCGTCGTTCTCGGCCCGAAGGACCGCGCCCTTCTCGGCGTTGACCTGTCCCAGCGCGGTCTCGGCCTTGCTCAGGTCCTTGTCCCGCGTCTCGGAGGTGCGCTTCTCTTCCTTCGAATCCGCGGCGCGCGAGCCGGAGCGGCCTTCCGCCGCGCCCGTGTCCGCCCGGCGCTGCGTCTGGGCCAGTCCCCCCGGGTTTCCATCCGCGCGCGGCTGCTGGGCCTGCTCACCGAAGGCCTTCCCCTGCTGGGTGGCCTTGGCCAGCACCTGACGGGCGAAGGCGCCGGGCGTCTGGGGCGCGGGAGCCGGCGCCGTCGCCTGCGGCTGTGCCTGGGGCTGCATCAGCTTCTGGAAGGCGGACGCGCCCTCCTGGCGCTTCTTCGCCTGGCCCTCGGCGATCTTCTTCTCCTGCATGATGCGCTCGGCCAGGCGCGCTGCTTCACGGTCGTCGTCGACTCGGCTCATGACATCGTTCCCGAGGGAAAGGGTGGCGGCAGGTTACTTGCGCTGGCGAGCCAGGAACAAGGCGTTGCCAATCTCCTCCTGGTTCAGCTCCTCACGCTGCTGGCGCTCATGCTTCACCTGCTTCTGCCAGGTCTCCTTGTGCTTCTCGATGGCCTTGAGCTCCTTGGCCGCCTCGGCCATCTCCCGCCGCCGCTGCTCCACCACCCGCTCGGCCACCTTCACCGCTTCGCGCTGGCGCTCCACCTCCAGCGCCACCTGCGCCTCCTCGTCCTTC is part of the Myxococcus landrumus genome and encodes:
- a CDS encoding EscU/YscU/HrcU family type III secretion system export apparatus switch protein translates to MSDDAEIAIALKYDKEKDSAPRVVAKGLRLKAEKIRAIAKEHNIPIMRNVPLANALYRVEVGQEVPEELYDAVAEVLNFIYELQREHAAAGGR
- the sctU gene encoding type III secretion system export apparatus subunit SctU: MSDESGDKTEEPSQKKLDDSRKKGQVWKSKDLSGVAVLVVGLGALKASWDTVEEEMIKLFQFSFDHMARGEDLSDATGQLLYLGLRALLLVTLPVVAGSAVVGGLMEFLQVGSLFTMDPLMPKLDKLNPLAGLKNMFSKKSLVEMLKNLIKISVTAYVVYGVVRDAMPLVVETVRQDTRTIMVVMGELVTRVATRVALLFVLFGIFDVWWQRKSFMKDMMMTKDEVKKEYKESEGDPHHKAKRKELHHEIMEGAQMESVRDADVIVTNPDHVAVALKYDREKDGAPRVLAKGIDHKAERIKGIAREQDVPTLRNVPLAHALLRVEVGHEVPEELYDAVAEVLNFVYELKNGGQAPAARA
- a CDS encoding flagellar biosynthetic protein FliR, encoding MNAADLVSELAARTNFSAAIFTVALLMCRVMPVLIFSPFLGGEVVPTEMKMGIGLTLAMVLYPSIAGSVTTIPLSALPYIALMAKEVFIGFSMAFIVNGVFEAARVAGTLADTMAGSNNAQLYVPQLGQQVSLFSNLKVQMAVVLFLTLDGHHLVIQALADSLTTVPLDGFPRFTQGPWTFFDVLIRVFADMLRISLALAAPAVLATFLTDVALGAINRVAPQIQVFFISMSIKPLVGVLITFLVLGALLGRMQDELAIMLRTLRDALRLLA
- the fliQ gene encoding flagellar biosynthesis protein FliQ, with translation MNQLTFITQEALFLVLVVSAPPVLMSLLVGFIISLFQATTQIQEQTLTFAPKVIIVFGVLAMTGPWIGSQLMRFTFHVFDRFPALIK
- the sctR gene encoding type III secretion system export apparatus subunit SctR, which encodes MNAQAPARSRLPRVPPWLFAAAASLHPFIALADKKRPAMVPEAVANEAVSSDSFTSRPLILILALAAMGLVPFALMMVTSFVKISVVLSIVRSALGTQQIPPTQVITGLAVILTVYIMAPVGTAMYRAAEIDVWAKGPGVFSSSTVGSLLEGANKSKEPLRAWLMKKVTVKDRSLFYNLAKKMRQGEDRDSVQSQDFMVIVPAFVVSELKEAFQIGFLLFVPFIVIDMVVANILLALGMHMLSPTTISMPFKLLLFVLVDGWYLIAKGLVVGYL
- a CDS encoding FliO/MopB family protein, which codes for MAVLRNPLIRLSLGATLVLSPLTVLAQAPAVPTPGAAPVPAPVVVPPGDATPPPASAQAPTAAQASGAPATKPPSEEPQWEDPLAGTAAATEEPESMGWMLLRTVLVLGAVVASIYLTLNVGLRRLMGLQGASSGRQMVVSVVERLPLDPKRQLFVVKAADEYLLVGGGESGLQLLSKLDTEAVERIRAQRPQTNVVPLSPFLQKLLSRRSGGSSSQPPGA
- the sctQ gene encoding type III secretion system cytoplasmic ring protein SctQ — translated: MSLEPDDEGPGMHERTMLVDLRQLKPMRPAPVEQPPEEPVAAPEAAEDPDTVDQVARGWEPFTFKGLEKVSKAQGQLAHRMRWLTPSDGTLSQISARLKGLFDAEVRLSLESVQVRPMEELRRFLGDPTFLAVLAPGALQGRAVLEVELALAHTAVDLLLGGAGETVGLRPLTDIEEGVMGYVILESLRVLVPALQAGVPRPRLDGVARGVDEVSARLGDDAPMLTVHLNANLGPHVGMVRLVVPSAVLAAAEPAVASVQRNALKKADMAAHAGRLSAVRSWLRAEIGTAELTTHDLASLRVKDVVLVDVLSARPDRGEPGTAQLRVGTGRAGRAEAEVFVDEDGHYKARIVDIIPGEPGNPRSATEEGGGRDEEEDFTNPELDVPPELEGAPLDDVNKPDGSDLLGDLPLQIAVELARIPVTAEQVVGMRAGQVIELGRGPGEPVELSVNGKVVARGELVEMEGQLGVRVTNLAG
- a CDS encoding flagellar hook-length control protein FliK, translated to MSRVDDDREAARLAERIMQEKKIAEGQAKKRQEGASAFQKLMQPQAQPQATAPAPAPQTPGAFARQVLAKATQQGKAFGEQAQQPRADGNPGGLAQTQRRADTGAAEGRSGSRAADSKEEKRTSETRDKDLSKAETALGQVNAEKGAVLRAENDASGGKGSGGGGKDKKEGGGGAEMAPGFRFNPALMAPVPVAKPKDTAGSERLRAMASEIAQKIVERVRVGTNAAGLAEFQIDLRGDVLSGLSIKVSARNGKISATFSGTNRDVLKMLEEQSEGLRTALGGRGLKLETVRFEAKT